GGCGATGGCGTTGAGCCGCTTGGGGGCCTTGGAGCATTGCTCCGCCACGTAGTTGTTGTAGGCGCGGCACACGGCGCCCGCCAGCTCGGTGTTCTCCAGGTCGAACATCCACACCAAGGCCGTGGGAAACACCACCTGGTAGTCCACGCCCATCAGGTCCAGGTCTTCGAGACGTCCGGGGATGTCGTCCAGCGAATTGTCGCGGGCCTTCATCTGCTTGTGCCGCGGCGTGGGATAGTTGAACCCGCCGCCGCCCACGCCCCGCGAGAAGGGAATGCGCGGCACCACCCGCCCCTCGGCCACCCAACGTCCCTGGTCCCGGGCCTCGTCGCGCAGATCGACGACGCGCGGACGGAGGGCGTGGAACTCCTTTTCGATGTGGCGGTCGAACAGGTCGAAGGGCTCGTGCAGGTGGCCGTCCGAGTCGATGGTCTGCATGGGAACCTCCCGAAACGGAGCGGACCGGGAAGCCCGGCGTTCCGTCAAGGCGTGTCTACGAGCCGAACTTCTCCCACTGCGCGGGGGTGAAGGTCTTCAACGACAAGGCGTGGATACGTTCGTCGCCGAGCTCGTCCTTGAGCGCTTCGTAGACCATCTTGTGCTGGTCGATGAGGCCCTTGCCGGCGAAGGAATCATGCACGACCACCACCTGGTAATGGTCGCCCCCGCCGGTCAGGTCCTTGATCATCGGCACGACACAACCCGGGAAAACCCGCCCCAGCGTATCTTCAATTTCTTGTGGCTGGATCATATCGCTGGATTAACACAAAACGGGTGGACGGACCACCGAGCAAGGGCGAATCAGATCCCGTACAGCGCCCTGGCGTTTTCGTCGATTATCTTGCGGCGGGCGTCCGGCGCGACCGTTTCGTTCGCCTGGAGGATCTTCAGCGCCTCGAGTTGGCTGGACGTGTCGGCGTGGCCGTAGTCGGAGCCGATGACGATGTGGTCCTCGCCGGCGTATTGCAGGATGTAGGGCAGGTCCTCCTCGGTCTGACAGGCCACGTAGAAGCGGTTGCGCCGCAGCACGTTGTCGTCGAGCTTGCGGGTGCCGGTGCGGTCCAGGCGGGCGCCCAGGTCGGTGATGACGTAGGGGACCCAGGAAGCAGCGGCTTCGAGAAAGCCCCAGCGCAGGTCCGGGAACTTGTCCGGAACGCGGCTCAGCACCAGGGCGTGGAACGCGGTGATGATGGGCACCTTGGCCATCCACAAGGCCGTGGCGCGGGAGTGGAAGAGCCCGCCGAGGGCATGGTTGACGAGCCCCGAGTGAATGCACACCGGCATGTCGAGCCGGCTGGCTTCGGCGTAGACCGGAAAGTAGTAGTCGTCGATTGGGGTGTGCTCGCCCATGAGTCCCTGAAGCAGGAAGCCGCAGGCGCCGTTGTCGCGGCTGAAACGCAACTCATCCAACGCCGTGTCCATGGTCAGCAGGGGCAGCGTCGCCACCCAACGGAGCCGTCCCTTGCCCCGGCGCCAGATGTCCGCCATCCAGCGGTTGTACGCGCGGCACATGGCGGCCTGGGTGCGCGGACGGCTCAGCGTGGCCAGACCCAACAGGGTCGTGGGATAGAGCACCTGGATATCGGTGCCCAACTCGTCCATGTGGCGCAGACGCGCCTCCACGTCCGTCAGCTCCGACGACTCCGGGGTGGTGCCCGACGAGACCGGTGGGAACGCCCGCTTGGGCTCCAGGTTGCTGTCGAAGAGCCAGAAGTCGTTGCGTCGCAGCGGGTCCGACTGGTCCGCCGCTGCCAGGATGCGCGGCCGGTAGCGCCGGTCCTCGCCCTCCATGTACTCCCAGGTCTCCTCGCACTCGATGACGTGGCAATCGGCATCGATGACCGCCATGGCTTACCCCC
The DNA window shown above is from Deltaproteobacteria bacterium and carries:
- a CDS encoding amidohydrolase family protein produces the protein MAVIDADCHVIECEETWEYMEGEDRRYRPRILAAADQSDPLRRNDFWLFDSNLEPKRAFPPVSSGTTPESSELTDVEARLRHMDELGTDIQVLYPTTLLGLATLSRPRTQAAMCRAYNRWMADIWRRGKGRLRWVATLPLLTMDTALDELRFSRDNGACGFLLQGLMGEHTPIDDYYFPVYAEASRLDMPVCIHSGLVNHALGGLFHSRATALWMAKVPIITAFHALVLSRVPDKFPDLRWGFLEAAASWVPYVITDLGARLDRTGTRKLDDNVLRRNRFYVACQTEEDLPYILQYAGEDHIVIGSDYGHADTSSQLEALKILQANETVAPDARRKIIDENARALYGI
- a CDS encoding BolA family transcriptional regulator; translated protein: MIQPQEIEDTLGRVFPGCVVPMIKDLTGGGDHYQVVVVHDSFAGKGLIDQHKMVYEALKDELGDERIHALSLKTFTPAQWEKFGS